Genomic segment of Panicum virgatum strain AP13 chromosome 9N, P.virgatum_v5, whole genome shotgun sequence:
GAGAGTTACACTAATAAAATTTTTCGATacattttctgaaaaaaaaagttatgcaTAAGTTGTATGCTATGAAATGTTATGCTAAAAAAtattgtgtaaaaatttcattgAAAGAAGTTATGTGTAAAATTTCCGTGCATCATAAAAATTGTGCTGGAAAAATATTCGCTAGAAAGTTATTTAGAAAGAAAATTTATACGTAAAATTTACGTGCATAAATTATAAATTTCCAAAAGTAGAAAATTAGAGATGAGAAAAGTTTCCTAAAAAGAAAATGCACTCTCTGTCTGAAATCGAGCGCTACTTGTCTTCCTGGGGCGCGCGCGCTAATTAGCAACGTCCctcccccctcgccgccgcggcctcccacCCCTCGTCTACACCGCcagcccccgccgcctcccaccCCTCGTCTACACCCCcagcccccgccgcctcccgccggcccTACGCAGCCGTCGTCCCCgtgcccctcctctctcctcccccccTCCCCACCTGCTCTCTCATCGGCGTCATGTCCGGCCCCACCCCGACTCCGACCCCGACccctctcccgccgccgccggctgctcgGCCCGCGCGGTACGACTTCCTCAACTCCAAGCCGCCGCCCAACTACGTCGCGGGTCTCGGCCGTGGCGCCACCGGGTTCACTACTCGCTCGGATATCGGGCCGGCCCGCGCGGCGCCCGACCTCCCCGATCgctccgcctccgctgccgctgccCCAGCCgttggccgcggccgcgggaaGCCGCCAGGCGAGGACGATGGCGACgatgacggcggcgacgaggagaagGGGTATGACGAGAACCAGAAGTTCGACGAGTTCGAGGGCAACGACGCCGGGCTCTTCTCCAACGCCGactacgacgacgacgaccgcgAGGCGGATGCGGTGTGGGAGAGCATCGACCAGAGGATGGACTCGCGCCGCAAGGACCGCCGCGAGGCGCGGCTGAAGCAGGAGATTGAGAAGTACCGCGCGTCGAACCCCAAGATTACCGAGCAGTTTGCTGATCTGAAGAGGAAGCTGGCCGATCTGTCTGCACAGGAGTGGGAGAGCATACCTGAGATTGGGGACTATTCGCTACGCAACAAGAAGAAGCGGTTCGAGAGTTTTGTACCAGTGCCGGACACCCTTCTTGAGAAGGCccggcaggagcaggagcatgTCACGGCGCTTGATCCCAAAAGCCGTGCAGCTGGTGGCACAGAGACGCCATGGGCGCAGACTCCTGTTACCGATCTTACAGCTGTGGGCGAGGGTCGTGGCACTGTGCTTTCGCTGAAGTTGGATAGGCTGTCAGATTCAGTTTCTGGGCTCACTGTTGTTGATCCCAAGGGGTACTTGACAGACCTGAAAAGCATGAAGATTACTAGTGATGCGGAGATTTCTGACATCAAGAAGGCACGACTCCTGCTGAAGTCAGTGACTCAGACGAACCCTAAGCACCCACCTGGTTGGATTGCTGCTGCTAGGCTTGAAGAGATTGCAGGCAAACTTCAGGCTGCTCGGCAACTCATCGAGCGTGGCTGTGAGGAGTGTCCAAAAAACGAAGATGTTTGGCTTGAGGCATGTCGTTTGGCTAGTCCAGATGAGGCAAAGGCTGTCATTGCCAGGGGTGTTATGTCAATTCCAAATTCTGTGAAGCTGTGGTTGCAGGCTGCAAAATTAGAGACCAGTGATCTGAATAAGAGCAGGGTGTTGAGGAAAGGATTGGAGCACATTCCTGATTCTGTGCGGTTGTGGAAGGCTGTAGTTGAGCTTGCAAATGAGGAGGATGCAAGGTTGTTGCTTCACAGGGCTGTGGAGTGTTGCCCACTGCATGTTGAGCTGTGGCTTGCCCTTGCGAGGCTGGAGACCTATGACCAGGCAAGGAAGGTACTTAACAAGGCAAGGGAGAAGCTGCCCAAGGAGCCTGCCATTTGGATTACTGCTGCGAAGCTGGAAGAGGCTAATGGGAACACACAATCAGTTAGCAAGGTGATTGAGAGAGGTATCAGATCTCTACAAAGAGAAGGAATGGATATTGATAGGGAGGCATGGCTTAAAGAAGCAGAAGCTGCAGAGCGCGCTGGATCTGTTTTGACTTGCCAGGCTATTGTGAAGAACACAATTGGCATTGGTGTTGATGATGAGGATCGGAAGCGTACTTGGGTTGCTGATGCCGAGGAATGCAAGAAGCGTGGTTCAATTGAAACAGCGCGTGCCATCTATGCTCATGCACTTACTGTGTTCCTTACTAAGAAGAGTATTTGGTTGAAAGCAGCTCAGCTTGAGAAGAGCCATGGGACTAGGGAGTCACTTGATGCGCTCCTCAAGAAGGCTGTTAACTACAATCCACGAGCTGAAGTGTTATGGCTTATGGCTGCAAAGGAGAAATGGTTGGCTGGGGATGTGCCTGCTGCTCGAGCCATTCTTCAAGAAGCTTATGCTGCTATCCCTAATTCAGAAGAGATCTGGTTGGCTGCATTCAAGCTTGAGTTTGAGAACAACGAACCAGAGAGAGCAAGAATGCTTTTGGCTAAGGCCAGGGAAAGAGGAGGCACTGAGAGGGTTTGGATGAAATCTGCCATTGTTGAAAGGGAGCTGGGGAATGTGACTGAGGAAAGGAGGTTGTTAGAGGAAGGTCTGAAGCTATTCCCCTCATTCTTCAAATTGTGGTTAATGCTTGGACAGATGGAAGACCGCATTAATCGTGGAGCAAAGGCCAAGGAGGTTTATGAGAATGGCCTGAAGCACTGCCCTAGTTGCATCCCTCTTTGGCTTTCTCTGGCCAGCTTAGAGGAGAAGATTAGTGGCTTGAGCAAATCCCGTGCTGTTCTCACAATGGCAAGAAAGAAGAACCCAGCTACACCTGAACTCTGGCTTGCAGCAATTCGAGCTGAACTGAGGCATGCGAACAAAAAGGAAGCTGATGCTCTGCTGGCTAAGGCACTACAAGAGTGTCCAACAAGTGGTATTCTGTGGGCTGCCTCTATTGAGATGGCATCACGCCACCAACGTAAAGGGAAGAGTTCAGATGCTATCAAGCGTTGTGATCATGATCCACATGTCATTGCAACTGTGTCCAAACTCTTCTGGCTTGAGAGGAAGGTTGATAAAGCTAGGACTTGGTTGAACAGGGCTGTTACTCTTGCTCCTGATATTGGGGATTTTTGGGCATTGTACTATAAATTTGAACTTCAGCATGGAAATGCAGACACTCAAAAGGATGTCCTGAAAAGATGTGTTGCAGCAGAACCAAAACATGGTGAAAAATGGCAAGCAATAAGCAAGGCTGTTGAGAACTCACATCAGCCAGTTGAGGCTCTTTTGAAGAAAGCTGTCCTAGCTTTTGATGCAGATGAAATTCTCAATGCTGCAGGCGCCTAGACTCCGAgatcatatatatatttttgtaaGATATTTGGTGAATGTGTTCCATGCAGTTCTGATAAATTTCCGCAGTCAGAAATTTCTGTTTGCTTCTTTATGAGCTATTTTGTCTTTTTTGATCTTTTATTTATATTGTTGAGTTAATATGTAATCATCGAAAGTTGCGAGTAGGTGGTTTAAGATGAGCATAGTTATTATTTTGGCTGCATAATTAAGTACCTCTCTCATGCTTCAGATATATCTCGATCTATGGTAAGTCTAAAGTGTTTTCAAGTTCTGTAGACAGATTCTGTTGATGCTTTATTGTTTGCAGCTTGATGCGGAATTTTACTTTTATGGGTTAACTAATTTTGGTCTTCCATTTGTTTTGAACTTGTCTTTACCTTGTTCCCTGTGACACTAAGGTTCTGCAAGGCGGAAGGATATATTTAGTCACCTTATCTATTTGCCATATATTTCGTTTAAGCGAGGTGGTTTCTTCTTTATTTCTTAGGCTGACAAGCAGTCAATATTAACAGAATTGGGTGGAGATTGGCATGGTAGTTATAGGTTAAAAGCACATGACAGCTAGCAATCTGGTTTACAAACATTCTGATGGGTTAAATGATCAATCAGAGAGGTGCCTCCATCTAACTTCTGTGAATGCACATTTTCGCGGCTTGAGTGGCTGGGACCCAAACCAGTACCTGTGAACTTACGTTTTGTACATTGAAACAAAGTTTTCCTTacaatttcttttctttattgAAATATAGTTGGTAGTGCTCTCATGATATTTTGTTAGCTTTCTTTTCCTCTGCTCAAGTTTGCCCTGCATGCTATTTTCTGTTCCTGATTTCGTGTCTTCTTACAGATCTGTACCCTAGATACCTTCTACTGGAATGACAGAAGAAAGAGCTGGGCAGAGGGCTGGGTTGGACTCCAGTGATCAGCTTTTGTTGGTAGTGTCAGCTACCGAACTATTTGTGCACCACGTTTGAGAGTGGAAGCTTAGGTAGCGAAGCATATGACCAATTTGCCTGTTAGGAGATGTTATGTCAACCTCAGTTGCACTTTCCAACTGGGGCATGTGACTGTGCGCATGTATTGAAAGGCTATGCATTGGCAGAGATACACTAAGCTTGGTTTTCTTGATTTCTTTCTGTAGTTTAGAGttttatttcttttgtttttagATCCTCATTTGAGGTTTAGAGTCTAAGAACTCTTGTAACGTTTGGCCGTAGGCATTCACATTTGAATTCAGATGTGAATGTTTAAGGCTGGGattttcctttatctaaaaatatACTAGAAATCATTTGAACCTAGTGTATATGTGCTACTTTATTTGCACAGTGTGGATTCTGTCATTACCGATATTCTGTTTTGATACGGAAAATCTGAACAGAAATGTCCTTCAAGTTCGTTCGGAGAACAatgaaaatttgatgaaatgccTAGGATGTTTAGGCTTCATTGTGAATTGTTTTGTTCGGACTAATGCTTTCTGCAATGATACAATCTATGCTTTTGTTGTTGTTATGCTTTTTTGTTTAGCTTCTGCTTGATATCTAATTTCGGTTTTCCTGGGGGATTTCCTCGGCTAAGGAACTTCTGTTTAATTCTCTTTATGCCCACAGGTTTAAATCTTCTGCATACTAACATTGGAATGGCTGAAGAAAGTAACAGTTTTGCAAGTAAATATTTTCTGTCAGGAATCAGCACCGGAACCTGACTGATTTCTGTCAGGACTCAGGAATCAGCTCCGGAACTGGATTGATTTCTGCTCGCTGCCAAGATGAGTTTGCAGCACTGCCCCAAGACAGAAGAAATGCTCGTTTGAGTTTTCAGCCAAGACATAAACAAGCTCTGTTTTTTCCACATTGCACAAGGAAACAGTCTGTATATTTGGGCTGGTTGGAACCGAACCTGATCAAGCTAAAACAGTCTGTATATGAAGTGGCTTGGGGCAACCAGGTCCAAAATACAGCGCCTCCATCCCTCGGTTGCGTCGCTGTGCGTATCTAGATATTACATGTGCATGAATTTGGTTCTGGGGCATGGGCACGGAAAATGATTTCACTCTGCACAAAATGACACTGAAGAATCATAAGATGGATGAGCTAGTGTTCCAAGTGGACAAGAATATGTATATTGTTCTTTGAAAGAGAAAGAAGTATGTATATTGTTGATAAGTACCAAGATTATACATTTACAAACAGAATACACTATACCCTTGCTTCAAGCATAAATCGCATACTCACAACAATGCCAGAGGTCACAGCTGACAGATTCCTTTATTGGAGATCCATATAAAACAGGGCTCATGGAATCGAGCAGGCCTGAGGTGCAGCTAGCGCGGTCAACTTTAGCATCTACGCAGCCACTGGAACCGGATGGTCCTTCAAGAAGCCAATGAGCAGCTCATTCACCTTGTCAGGGAACTGCTCCTGCACGAAGTGGCTTCCTTCAGGGACGTAGGCGATCTTCAGGTCCGGCGCAAACATCCCCATGGTGCCTTCTTTCAAAACGGACTCGAAGAGCTTGTAGACGTAGTCTTTCACCCCCATGACGACAAACACCGGGACTTGGAACTTTGGATCCACAATCGTGTGCCTCTTATGGAGTGATCTATCAAAAGATCAAATGCAGCAGAAACAGTTAGACACACCTAACTGGATAAGCCAGCCTAACTGAAGCACGGAAGAAAATGGCAGCGATGGTCTCAACTCTCAAGCCATGTTTACCACTTTACCTGTATGGCATCTTCAGTGGATACCGGAAACCGGACTTCTCATAGAGGGATGCGTAGACAGCGAGATCCTCCTCACTGAACCACTCTGGAAGGGGCGTCGACAAGTCTGCTAGGTCAGTGATCTCTTGATCTGCTTTCGCTATGGGGATCTCACTGCCTGAGAACAGAATGTAGATGGTTCGCACAACTCTCTTGACATCGTACCTGTCGAAGTCCGCCTCCGCTCTTCCAGGTTCCTACAAGCACAGGGTCAGATGACGTGCAAACTCTGTGCTCAATACCGAATGGGAATGCTGTGGTCAGAAAACAACCAGCCAACGCAACATGTAGAATCCTTCCGGCATGGTGGCGAAGGAGGAAGTGAAAGGAGTGAAAGGGATGCCTAAGCACATCACACCGCAGACTCGATCAGGGTGCCGGAGAGCGAAATCGTAGGCGGGCACGGCTCCGAAATCCTTCCCCACAAGGAATGCCTGCATTGGAGCGAAATGGAGGTTGCAGAAACACCTATGGCATGATCTCTGGTTTCATTTGGGTGAAGTGCTGTAGAATATACTCGTTACAATGATGATAGGAAAACAATCTCTGACCCTCCATCGAAGTGCAAAAACACTAGTCTATCTGATGACACTGCTGAATTAGATGTCTCATTTTCTGTCATTATGGTACCATATTGATGGATCAAATGAGTACAGTTTACTGCTAGTATACGAGTACTTCTTAAGCTAGTAGTATGGACTAGCACCCATTGTGGAAGCGGTGATCCTGATACCTTGGGGACAGAGAGGGCGTCGAGGATGCCGAGGAGGTCATCCAGCAGGTCGTCGTAcgacacctcctcctccaccggcgGCTGGTCGGAGAGCCCATAGCCGCGCCAGTCCGGCGCGACGGCGCGGtacccggcggcggccacggctaCCATCTGGTGGCGCCACGAGTACCAAATCTCCGGGAACCCGTGCAAGAACACCACCGTCCCCTTGTCGCCTGCGCCGAAACACACCGGGAGTCCGGGAGGCCGGTTCTAGCTTTAGACCGTGCCACGCTGAGCTAGAACGAGCGAGAGCAAGAAGACAACCAAGCGCTGCGCACCTTTGCCGGCCTGGGCGACGTGGAGGTTGAGGCCTCGGATGGGGATGTGCCTGTGCTCGATCTGCTGCTCCATGTCCATGGCTTCGCCCTTACCACCaagcctctctctctttctctctctctgcagaaagaaaaaaaatcttctaACCTTCCTGCCTGTCTTTCTCCACTGAAATAGAGGCCTTGCTATGACACGGTAGCGGATACTGTTCGACGTTCAAGATTGTAACAGAACTGGATGCGCACGGTTTGAGTTTGACCAGTGGAAGAAAACCAGCGCAAGAGCAGCGAAAAGTCGTCTACTTTCTtcggccgtgtttagttccaacgaaaaaaatttgcgatagaatcttactaatttgaagtactaaatgaagtctatttataaaactttttgcacagatgagttgtaaatcgcgagacgaatctaatgatactaattaatccataattagcggatgattactgtagtatcactgttgcgaatcatggattaagcagtctcattagatttgtctcgcgatttacagctcattcgtgcaaaaaattttataaatagacttcatttaatatttcatatatatatcaaaatattcgatgtgatgtttttttatgTTTACGAGATATACGGATAAAAATCTAAACAGGGCCGTCTAGCAGTGCGCACTGCGCACCAGAAAAATCCTGTACACTTTTCAGCGCGTGGTCGACCCCTCGGAAGGCAGGCTGGAACGCCTCACGGCCGCCGAGGCCCCCCCGCCGCAGCCTCCCTGTCGTCGCCCCGCCCTTGGACACCATCGCCTGGCCTGCTCTTGACACATCACTTGCCGTATTGCTATGGAGGGATGTAGGGAGCTTGCTGGTGCTGCATAAGCAGAAGCGGATGGTGCTGCTACTGCACCACCAAATCCAATTTCCAATTATTGGGAAACTGAAGTGTCCCCTCGTAAGAGTTGATTCAAATGtaatacaaatatcagtctcaAAAGACTGATAacatatttattacatcagatggtacattaccgtacaactctatgcGGTAATGGGCAATGAAGCGCCACCATCGCGAGGACAAgaactaaaacccaaacaagAACGTGAACCATGTAAagatcatcagagtcttgcgccatacgaagctttctgcgggtgaccctaaccacaggcaaggttgggtgcagaacggaacccctactcaacgtcctcgggaataaattctggatcttcctctgtaaaaaataAGCAAGAGTGAAtacaaatgtactcagcaagtccaaccccacccacggagggggataACACAGATTTCATGCATAGGattaatcaaggataaggctatcgGTTAATTTGCGGTAAAGctaattttatgcaagggtttattttgaaagaaGAGTTTTCATAAAGTAATTTTTATCGTAACCGAATAACAAAATGTGGTTGATTCTCACAGAATCCAAGATTTTAAAAGTTGCTACCGGattcctcatccgccgtagcacacggcactactgccggacacttttcaaaaacaactcacgccatccCAACCATCCCCAGAAGAAacgctagttatgtgaccaaaccatAACCTGCTCAATACCGcgagcacggctattcgaataggttttatactctgcagaggttgtacactttacccacgaGTGGGGTACCGCGGCACGATCACCTTGGTGCCGGTGCGAATCCCAACAAAGcaattacccaccttagctgaGCCTGGCTAGCCAACACGGACTCCACCAAGGGGTTACCCTACCAACGAGGgctaaccggggcataagtcacccaGATCCTATCCCGTTTCCTTGgccacccgttgctctcagctctcctaatGACTAACAGACCggctagtgggatttatgctaagccgttgccacatatTTCGGTCGAGTGGTTTTACGATGGATTGAGTTAGGCAAGACGTCacaacaactcggtccttaactgTGACAAAATGGATATTTtccaaccttgctcaaccacacaggtacgagcacaccatttggcgtTCCACACAGGAAtcaccatccatctcatctaaaCATGTCTTTCTTTTATTTCCCAAAAATCCCATTTTCCCCATTTTGACACTCACGCTTTTCTTTGTTTTGAAAACACTTTGTAATAATATTTGAAGTGTAATGAGTAACCGGGTCCTAAACATTCTAGTAGGGTTTATCATCCAAATAGAGCAAATCATATTTAGAGACAAACCTAGATTATCAAGGAATGATTAtaaaaatcaaggggtggctatccaaccgggtTTTAGCAGTAAaagcatatgcagttttgtaaaacaggaaaataggttgtgtttataaaactaggacaaaatatgcatcaaaggatgagattgaacttgccgtcttcgaaacCTTCCGGGAGCTCTGGCTCGCGGTACGGGTCTTTGGGCTCCTGTTCGTGGTACTGGCCTCCAAGTTCTTCTCCGGGCTCGCGGTACTGGCCAGGAAACTCCTCGACGGGCTCTCCCTCGATCACACCGGtatctacggcgcacacaaacaagcacacaataaaaaaagaaataaaagttttatcgttgagttCGAATCAggaaaaattaagatatggagataggagtaatatttttaggTGTTTTTCTAATGGCATTGCCGAAATcatgttagaaatggcgtggccGAGTTTTGGGGCAAacagaggatttttggcgcatgaaatgacagGTCGAAGAGGCCTTTAGGGGCTAAACCGgggtttaggggcctctttgtaAATAGTTTTGAGGGTGGAAGGACTTGATCATAATTTCTGAAAATTATGGGGGCTACTCTAAGAATTAGGCAGGGATTTATCTGTAAGTATTTTATATGGTGGAGGGAATAATTCTTGAAAAGAGAGGAAGGAAGGGGCTCTTTTGGAAAAAAAGGCTACAATAGAAAGGGGGTTCtttgaagaaaaggaaaaaggccaGGGGGGTTTTGGACAATTtcgccccttcttcttcctcccgtcgcagagaacagaggagggaggggcgcacggcggcggtcgGGGGTTGGCGGGAAACGGAGAGGGCGGCGAGAGGAATCTATCCCCGCTCTCACCTCGGGCGGAGTGgcagcgaggaggcggcgcgactGTGGCACACGGTGGGCGGCTCCGGCGTGCGTGGCAGCGGCGCTGTGGGCAAGGGGCGGGGGCGCGGTGGCGGACGcggttgtggtggtggtgggcgacgtCGAGGGCCCTTTTATATGCAGGGAGGGGCGCGGGGCAGGGGGCGCCGGTGGCCGGTGGCCGGCAAGCTCTACTGAGCTTTAATGGAGGTGGGGGCAGTTCGGTggtgcggaggcggcggcagcgtggaCGCGCGTTGGTGGGCGGTGGCGCCTAGCGGGGGAGGCGCAGCCAGGGAAGGAGGGGCGCTGTGCAGGGGACGGGCGGCGGCCAATGGCGGGTCGACGAGCGGCGGCCGTGCGAGCTCTTTCTGCGGCGATCACGGTGAGCGCGAGGGTCGAGGCAGGCAAGCGGGTACGGCGGTGCAGGCAGGGGCGGCCGCAAGTGGAGGGGAGGTGGCCTGTTGTGGCACTCGGCGCTGCCGAGCTTGCTCTGCTCGGCGCGTGCAGCGCGTggggaaaaggagagagggggagagaaggaagaaaggaggagaaaaagaaaaggagaaaaagaaaaaggggagagggaaaagaaaaagagaagagagggaggcgtcggcgcgattcgcggcggcaGTCGGCCACGCGCGTGAGCTGCGACGTTCGGTCGGTCAGCGACGGTCGCGAGCGGCTTCGGCGGGAAGCGACGCCCACGCGGAACGAAGAAAGGTGAAACAAGGAGGGGATGGCGATTGATTTCggtgtcgggacggcggatTGCCGGGAAAGATTTCGGGGAATCAGGATCTCGGACATAAAAGGATTTGGAATGATTTGAGCTCAGCGTCGAAAAGATTTTGAAATAATTTTTAGCGAGTGGTTTAATTGAATGAATTTTTacggatgttacaaacctaccccacttaaaatgaatctcgtcctcgagattcggctggttcctaaagagatggagaaactccttcttcagagcatcttcgcgtttccacgtagcttcttctactccgtgtctgctccgttgcactctgcaaatccgtacttctgagttccttattctttttgtgacagtgtccagaattttgacCGATACTTTctggtatcgcaggtctggctgcaaaTCTATTGCCTCCACTGGGACGTGTTCtgtctcgggtaccctcaaacaccttcttaattgtgAGAC
This window contains:
- the LOC120691847 gene encoding protein STABILIZED1-like, producing the protein MSGPTPTPTPTPLPPPPAARPARYDFLNSKPPPNYVAGLGRGATGFTTRSDIGPARAAPDLPDRSASAAAAPAVGRGRGKPPGEDDGDDDGGDEEKGYDENQKFDEFEGNDAGLFSNADYDDDDREADAVWESIDQRMDSRRKDRREARLKQEIEKYRASNPKITEQFADLKRKLADLSAQEWESIPEIGDYSLRNKKKRFESFVPVPDTLLEKARQEQEHVTALDPKSRAAGGTETPWAQTPVTDLTAVGEGRGTVLSLKLDRLSDSVSGLTVVDPKGYLTDLKSMKITSDAEISDIKKARLLLKSVTQTNPKHPPGWIAAARLEEIAGKLQAARQLIERGCEECPKNEDVWLEACRLASPDEAKAVIARGVMSIPNSVKLWLQAAKLETSDLNKSRVLRKGLEHIPDSVRLWKAVVELANEEDARLLLHRAVECCPLHVELWLALARLETYDQARKVLNKAREKLPKEPAIWITAAKLEEANGNTQSVSKVIERGIRSLQREGMDIDREAWLKEAEAAERAGSVLTCQAIVKNTIGIGVDDEDRKRTWVADAEECKKRGSIETARAIYAHALTVFLTKKSIWLKAAQLEKSHGTRESLDALLKKAVNYNPRAEVLWLMAAKEKWLAGDVPAARAILQEAYAAIPNSEEIWLAAFKLEFENNEPERARMLLAKARERGGTERVWMKSAIVERELGNVTEERRLLEEGLKLFPSFFKLWLMLGQMEDRINRGAKAKEVYENGLKHCPSCIPLWLSLASLEEKISGLSKSRAVLTMARKKNPATPELWLAAIRAELRHANKKEADALLAKALQECPTSGILWAASIEMASRHQRKGKSSDAIKRCDHDPHVIATVSKLFWLERKVDKARTWLNRAVTLAPDIGDFWALYYKFELQHGNADTQKDVLKRCVAAEPKHGEKWQAISKAVENSHQPVEALLKKAVLAFDADEILNAAGA
- the LOC120691848 gene encoding AB hydrolase superfamily protein YfhM-like, with amino-acid sequence MDMEQQIEHRHIPIRGLNLHVAQAGKGDKGTVVFLHGFPEIWYSWRHQMVAVAAAGYRAVAPDWRGYGLSDQPPVEEEVSYDDLLDDLLGILDALSVPKAFLVGKDFGAVPAYDFALRHPDRVCGVMCLGIPFTPFTSSFATMPEGFYMLRWLEPGRAEADFDRYDVKRVVRTIYILFSGSEIPIAKADQEITDLADLSTPLPEWFSEEDLAVYASLYEKSGFRYPLKMPYRSLHKRHTIVDPKFQVPVFVVMGVKDYVYKLFESVLKEGTMGMFAPDLKIAYVPEGSHFVQEQFPDKVNELLIGFLKDHPVPVAA